A region of Methanocorpusculum labreanum Z DNA encodes the following proteins:
- the cls gene encoding cardiolipin synthase, protein MIDLLSVIFGELMWFFQVIVVLMDIAACIVVIFLERRSPQAALTWVMVMIFLPFFGLVMYLFFGRHLYGSHIFSKKTQADLMLAAQAEEQFHKITENALELAPNISRFDSTIALLLSLDNAVLTRNNEITLYTDGEMKFEAFKEAIRGAKHHIHLEYFIIRDDELGNQIIELLAEKAAQGVEVRAIFDAAGTFSVKKDFFTPLKKAGGDVRIFFPLKVSFLNTRLHFRNHRKILVVDGTIGFIGGFNIGDEYLGKGPMGYWRDTHLRLHGKAVIALQTRFIMDWNYAAKDAQISVEDRDTPYYPEEGFRDVAGHSYIQIASSGPDSAEKAIYSGYLSLIGHAKESIYIHTPYFIPDDPMLTELILAARSGVDVRIVIPCKPDHPFVYWANHAYLGDLLAAGVRGYTYNDGFIHSKAGVFDGIGTTIGTANWDIRSFKLNFETNAFVYDLEFGKKMNELFLAELETNCTEITLEEYNQRSVYVRIKEGISRLFSPIL, encoded by the coding sequence ATGATTGATCTGCTGTCTGTGATCTTCGGCGAGCTTATGTGGTTTTTCCAGGTGATAGTTGTGCTGATGGATATCGCAGCATGCATTGTCGTCATTTTTCTGGAAAGACGCAGTCCTCAGGCGGCACTGACCTGGGTCATGGTAATGATATTCCTGCCGTTTTTCGGGTTGGTAATGTATCTGTTCTTCGGCAGACACCTGTATGGTTCCCATATCTTCAGCAAAAAGACCCAGGCCGATCTGATGCTGGCAGCCCAGGCTGAGGAACAGTTCCACAAGATCACGGAGAATGCACTGGAACTCGCCCCGAACATTTCGCGGTTCGACAGCACGATCGCCCTCCTTCTCAGTCTCGACAACGCGGTCTTAACGAGAAATAACGAGATCACGCTCTACACCGACGGGGAGATGAAGTTCGAAGCCTTCAAAGAGGCGATTCGAGGGGCAAAACATCACATCCATCTGGAGTATTTCATCATCAGGGACGATGAACTTGGAAATCAGATCATCGAACTTCTTGCAGAAAAAGCGGCACAAGGCGTCGAAGTCAGAGCGATCTTCGATGCCGCCGGGACGTTTTCGGTGAAAAAAGATTTTTTTACTCCGCTGAAAAAGGCGGGAGGGGATGTGCGGATCTTTTTTCCGCTCAAGGTTTCCTTTCTCAATACCCGGCTGCATTTCAGGAACCACCGGAAAATTCTGGTGGTCGACGGAACAATCGGGTTTATCGGCGGATTCAATATCGGGGACGAGTATCTCGGGAAAGGACCGATGGGATACTGGCGGGACACGCATCTGCGTCTCCACGGAAAAGCCGTTATTGCCCTGCAGACCCGGTTCATCATGGACTGGAACTACGCGGCAAAGGATGCCCAGATCTCTGTTGAAGACCGGGATACGCCGTATTATCCGGAGGAGGGATTTCGGGACGTTGCCGGGCATTCCTATATCCAGATCGCGTCATCCGGGCCGGATTCAGCAGAAAAAGCGATCTATTCGGGCTATCTGAGTCTGATCGGGCATGCAAAGGAGTCGATCTATATCCATACCCCGTACTTTATTCCGGATGACCCGATGCTGACCGAACTCATTCTTGCGGCACGTTCCGGGGTGGATGTGAGGATCGTGATCCCCTGCAAACCGGACCATCCGTTCGTTTACTGGGCAAACCATGCCTATCTCGGGGATCTGCTTGCGGCAGGCGTGCGGGGATATACCTACAATGATGGATTTATCCACAGTAAAGCCGGCGTTTTCGACGGGATAGGGACAACGATTGGTACGGCCAACTGGGATATCAGGAGTTTCAAGCTGAACTTCGAAACGAACGCGTTCGTCTATGATCTCGAGTTCGGGAAAAAGATGAACGAGCTCTTCCTCGCGGAACTGGAGACGAACTGTACGGAGATCACGCTTGAAGAGTACAATCAGCGGTCGGTATACGTGCGGATCAAAGAGGGTATTTCCCGGCTGTTCTCACCGATCCTCTGA
- a CDS encoding PHP-associated domain-containing protein — protein MQTNVLYAPFVKDDENKGFDMHVHSTASDGRTQPKTLAKYLNKNDISAAITDHNVIFGVKEALDYSENVIPGIEVSALEGPHVLVYFETYRDLASYYAASIQDHRGKCPHMAVDISTEKVIADAKNAGGFVIAAHPYGYGMSVRGVMKGIDVGVIESSVAGELDGLEVICSGMSVRQNMRAERYAQKNTTCMTGGSDAHVLWEVGRAVTVGYANQTPLEFLEDVRCRKTGVCGVSRSSGQNILMGACMTPGYIPYVAPAMRIHARQSWMRMRA, from the coding sequence ATGCAGACTAATGTTTTGTATGCCCCGTTCGTAAAGGACGATGAGAATAAAGGGTTCGATATGCATGTTCATTCGACCGCGTCGGACGGGAGGACACAACCAAAAACACTTGCCAAATATCTCAATAAAAACGATATTTCAGCCGCAATAACGGATCATAATGTGATTTTCGGGGTGAAGGAGGCGCTTGATTATTCGGAGAACGTTATTCCGGGGATCGAGGTCTCGGCTCTGGAGGGCCCGCACGTTCTGGTGTATTTCGAGACGTACCGGGATCTTGCTTCCTACTACGCCGCTTCGATCCAGGATCACCGGGGGAAGTGTCCGCATATGGCGGTGGATATTTCCACGGAGAAGGTCATCGCCGACGCGAAAAATGCGGGCGGGTTCGTGATCGCGGCCCATCCTTACGGATACGGGATGAGCGTGAGGGGGGTTATGAAAGGGATCGATGTGGGCGTTATCGAGTCCTCGGTCGCAGGAGAGCTTGACGGTCTTGAAGTGATCTGCAGCGGGATGTCGGTTCGGCAGAATATGCGGGCCGAGAGGTATGCGCAGAAGAACACTACGTGCATGACGGGCGGTTCGGATGCCCACGTTCTCTGGGAAGTGGGACGGGCCGTGACCGTCGGCTATGCCAATCAGACGCCGCTTGAGTTTCTGGAGGATGTGAGATGCAGGAAAACGGGTGTGTGCGGGGTATCCCGCTCTTCGGGGCAGAATATTCTGATGGGTGCGTGTATGACGCCGGGATATATTCCGTATGTGGCGCCGGCGATGAGGATCCATGCCCGGCAGAGCTGGATGCGGATGAGAGCTTAA
- a CDS encoding polyphosphate polymerase domain-containing protein, whose amino-acid sequence MNPRKFRHELKYYLNTADYLIIKNRLSTIAGPDEHADSKGSYRIRSLYFETPDDKALLEKLYGVNEREKFRIRYYNNDTSFIRLEKKTKINNLTNKISAPITKEECEKLIAGDTEWMRESKNGLILELYAKMKYELLRPKTLVDYMREPFVYRPGNVRVTFDTKISTGVNAVDLLNANIPMIRTNEEQIIIMEVKYDNYLPTIIRSMVQVQNRRVTAFSKYAVARVFG is encoded by the coding sequence ATGAATCCACGAAAATTCAGGCACGAATTAAAATACTACCTGAATACGGCAGACTATTTGATCATCAAAAACCGTCTGTCGACCATTGCCGGACCTGACGAACACGCCGATTCCAAAGGGTCATACAGAATCCGGAGTCTGTATTTTGAAACACCGGACGACAAAGCGCTCCTTGAAAAACTCTACGGAGTAAATGAACGGGAAAAGTTTCGGATCAGGTATTACAACAACGATACCTCATTCATCCGCTTAGAAAAAAAGACCAAAATAAACAATCTCACGAACAAAATTTCCGCACCCATCACGAAAGAAGAGTGCGAAAAACTCATAGCAGGCGATACGGAATGGATGCGTGAATCGAAAAACGGCCTCATTCTCGAACTGTATGCAAAGATGAAGTATGAACTTCTCCGCCCGAAAACGCTCGTCGACTACATGAGAGAACCGTTTGTCTACCGCCCCGGAAATGTGCGGGTGACCTTCGACACCAAGATCTCGACCGGCGTGAACGCAGTTGATTTATTAAACGCCAATATCCCCATGATCAGAACAAATGAAGAACAAATCATCATAATGGAAGTAAAATATGACAATTATCTCCCCACAATTATCAGAAGTATGGTACAGGTACAAAACAGAAGGGTCACTGCCTTCTCGAAATATGCAGTTGCACGGGTCTTTGGGTGA
- a CDS encoding DUF4956 domain-containing protein, producing MALTFDDILSSDFLSTVTEFSLTDMLIAMVLAFVLGLFILYIYKKTFTGVMYSSGFGISLVAMSLVTTMIILAIGSNVILSLGMVGALSIVRFRSAVKDPMDIAYLFWAISAGIVLGAGLIPLAIFGSVFIGVVLYIFSAKKPTDKPYILIVDCEDENAEAGVTALLKRTVKKSLLKSKTVTKTGLELTIEVRLPDQESGFVNKISELTGVSNAVLVSYNGEYMT from the coding sequence ATGGCACTGACCTTTGACGATATATTATCCTCGGACTTTCTGTCGACGGTGACCGAGTTCTCCTTAACGGACATGCTCATCGCGATGGTGCTCGCGTTTGTGCTCGGGTTGTTTATCCTCTATATCTACAAGAAAACGTTCACCGGCGTGATGTATTCGTCCGGATTCGGGATTTCGCTTGTTGCCATGTCGCTTGTGACGACGATGATCATTCTCGCGATCGGATCGAACGTCATCCTGTCTCTTGGTATGGTCGGTGCTCTCTCAATCGTGAGATTCAGATCGGCGGTGAAAGATCCAATGGATATAGCCTACCTGTTCTGGGCGATCTCGGCAGGTATCGTTCTTGGTGCCGGACTCATCCCGCTTGCGATCTTCGGGTCGGTGTTCATCGGTGTTGTTCTCTACATCTTCTCGGCAAAGAAGCCGACGGACAAACCCTACATCCTGATCGTGGACTGCGAGGATGAAAATGCGGAAGCAGGCGTGACCGCCCTTCTCAAGAGAACCGTGAAAAAGTCCCTCCTGAAATCAAAAACCGTCACTAAGACCGGCCTGGAACTCACGATCGAGGTCCGCCTTCCGGATCAGGAGAGCGGTTTCGTGAACAAGATCTCGGAACTTACCGGCGTCTCGAATGCCGTTTTAGTCAGCTACAACGGCGAATATATGACGTAA
- a CDS encoding CotH kinase family protein: protein MKYINTITIFLIVGAVLFTCMLMFNPTALGITAKDTLYESTLFDKDGITTVNITISDENWADMLENPLEEEFHLCDITVNGETYDSVAIRTKGLTSLSSVASSDSDRYSFKLKADKYVSGQSFDGLDEFVLNNIYQDATYMKEYLSYEMMDYIGVDTPLYSYAAVYINGEYFGLYLMVEAPEEDFLDRVYGADYGELYKPDSISGEMGNMGGGEGDERTGFQMPDAGNLTGFPDDMNQMDFQNRTGIMNFTKTDDQNMTMPTMGGGGMEGGMSGSGGGADLVYIDDDIDSYDQIFDNAVTDAKKSDEKRVITAIRNLNEGTYLETYVDVDEVLRYFAANTALVNLDSYVSSMKHNYYLYEEDGQISILPWDFNLAFAAYGISDASEAVNFPIDTPVASGVSLDERPLIGVLLENEEYKELYHAYLEKIATEFYGDSFDERIAAIDALIGDYVESDPTAFYTYDEYKTGITTLVEYGDLRAESILGQLNDTIPSTEEEQTANPDLLVDASDLNLSAMGSMSGGGGAFPMGTPSVEQGRV, encoded by the coding sequence ATGAAATATATCAACACCATCACTATTTTTCTGATCGTTGGTGCGGTGTTATTCACCTGCATGCTTATGTTTAATCCGACGGCTCTCGGGATAACGGCAAAGGATACTCTCTATGAGAGCACCCTTTTCGATAAAGACGGGATCACGACGGTCAACATCACGATCAGCGATGAAAACTGGGCGGATATGCTGGAAAATCCTCTTGAGGAGGAGTTCCATCTCTGCGATATCACGGTAAACGGCGAGACATACGATTCGGTCGCGATAAGGACGAAGGGGCTGACAAGTCTGTCGTCGGTTGCAAGCAGCGATTCGGACAGATATAGTTTCAAACTCAAGGCCGATAAGTATGTGAGCGGGCAGAGTTTCGACGGGCTGGATGAGTTCGTTTTGAACAATATCTATCAGGATGCGACCTACATGAAAGAATATCTCTCGTACGAGATGATGGATTACATCGGCGTCGATACGCCGCTGTATTCGTATGCGGCGGTCTATATCAACGGCGAATATTTCGGTCTGTATCTGATGGTGGAGGCGCCCGAAGAAGATTTCCTTGACAGAGTGTACGGAGCGGATTACGGCGAACTCTATAAGCCGGATTCGATTTCGGGCGAAATGGGCAATATGGGCGGCGGCGAGGGAGACGAGCGGACCGGTTTCCAGATGCCCGATGCCGGGAATCTCACGGGTTTCCCGGACGATATGAACCAGATGGATTTCCAGAACCGAACCGGGATAATGAATTTCACCAAGACTGACGATCAAAACATGACGATGCCTACTATGGGAGGCGGAGGAATGGAAGGAGGGATGAGCGGCAGCGGCGGAGGTGCGGATCTTGTCTATATCGATGACGATATCGACAGTTATGATCAGATCTTCGATAATGCGGTTACTGATGCGAAGAAGTCGGATGAAAAACGCGTGATTACAGCGATCAGGAATCTGAATGAAGGCACCTATCTGGAGACCTACGTCGATGTTGACGAGGTGCTGAGATACTTTGCGGCGAATACGGCTCTGGTGAATCTGGATAGTTACGTGAGTTCGATGAAGCACAATTACTATCTGTACGAGGAGGATGGTCAGATTTCGATCCTGCCGTGGGATTTCAATCTGGCATTTGCTGCCTACGGAATCAGTGATGCGAGCGAGGCGGTGAATTTCCCGATCGATACGCCGGTCGCAAGCGGTGTTTCTCTTGATGAACGGCCGCTGATCGGCGTTCTGCTGGAAAACGAGGAGTATAAGGAGCTCTATCACGCGTATCTGGAAAAGATCGCGACCGAGTTCTACGGGGATTCGTTCGATGAGCGGATCGCGGCGATCGATGCACTGATAGGTGATTACGTGGAATCCGATCCGACGGCGTTCTATACGTATGATGAGTATAAGACCGGGATCACCACGCTTGTGGAGTACGGCGATCTGAGGGCAGAGAGTATTCTCGGTCAGCTGAATGATACGATTCCGTCGACCGAGGAGGAACAGACCGCGAATCCCGATCTTTTGGTGGATGCATCGGATCTCAATCTTTCAGCGATGGGATCCATGAGTGGAGGCGGCGGGGCGTTCCCTATGGGGACACCCTCAGTGGAGCAAGGTCGAGTGTAA
- the rhuM gene encoding RhuM family protein has translation MGLSTWKESPNGKIRQADVLTAKNYLSSEELTTMNSLVNQFLEYAEQQARSRKVMTMHDWEVKLEAILRLNDMSILANAGRVSMERAKSKASREFEVFEARELERENTEDEDELEEVLNTLLNLPKSDSSEDHECK, from the coding sequence ATGGGGCTTTCGACGTGGAAGGAGAGTCCAAACGGGAAGATTCGTCAGGCTGATGTTTTGACGGCGAAAAATTATCTTTCGAGCGAGGAGCTTACGACGATGAATTCGCTGGTGAATCAGTTTCTGGAGTATGCGGAGCAGCAGGCACGTTCCAGGAAGGTTATGACGATGCATGACTGGGAGGTGAAGCTGGAGGCGATTCTTCGACTGAATGATATGAGTATTCTTGCTAATGCCGGGAGAGTTTCGATGGAGCGGGCAAAGAGTAAGGCTTCGCGGGAGTTCGAGGTGTTCGAGGCACGGGAGCTGGAGCGGGAAAATACAGAGGATGAGGATGAACTGGAAGAGGTACTAAATACGCTGTTGAATCTCCCGAAATCCGATTCCAGCGAAGATCACGAGTGTAAGTAA
- a CDS encoding adenine deaminase, with translation MSLFNQVLLDMNGLTYFLDLSIQEEFFGNVGESFTLDLIKETEMKRPSWEEMAGYGLQTMSLSGTQMSDAASLMRKRRGLSIYDAGLLILCRDTGIPLITEDKKMISEMEREGWQRIPLPDVVGMMMQEGIISHKRACRIFDQLGSTFLKKRYDCKKYLEKYSETSSEDAVLEESPLYAEGFGVVSEVEEIVVMVSPESRSDYSGV, from the coding sequence ATGAGTCTGTTTAACCAGGTTTTGCTTGATATGAACGGGCTCACATACTTTTTGGATCTTTCGATCCAAGAGGAGTTTTTCGGGAATGTGGGAGAGTCCTTTACGCTTGATTTGATTAAGGAGACGGAAATGAAGCGACCGTCATGGGAGGAAATGGCCGGTTACGGTCTGCAGACGATGAGTTTATCTGGGACGCAGATGTCGGATGCGGCATCCCTGATGAGAAAACGAAGAGGTCTCAGTATATATGATGCTGGGTTGCTGATCCTCTGCAGGGATACTGGCATCCCCCTTATTACTGAGGATAAGAAGATGATTTCGGAGATGGAACGAGAGGGCTGGCAGCGTATTCCGCTTCCTGATGTTGTCGGTATGATGATGCAGGAGGGTATTATTTCTCACAAGAGGGCATGCCGCATTTTTGATCAGCTTGGTTCGACATTTTTGAAGAAACGGTATGACTGCAAAAAATATTTGGAAAAGTATTCTGAGACGTCATCGGAGGATGCGGTTTTGGAGGAGAGTCCTTTGTATGCTGAGGGTTTTGGGGTAGTTTCTGAGGTTGAGGAGATCGTTGTTATGGTTTCTCCTGAGAGCAGGTCGGATTATTCTGGGGTGTGA
- a CDS encoding helix-turn-helix domain-containing protein produces MFGERLKQARKLSGLTQEELGELVSVEKMTISKYEAGKISPSSSTLISLSRALHVDIDYFFRETSVVLASTPQFRLANPKEKLPKKEEKQIIARTQELLEKYLEIMSIMDIPDEMVDYSDLKWDVKDFHEDIEALAFEVRKKWNLGLDPIDNLMSTAEDNGFKIMLVDGPDNFEAVTFPHESIGTVIVLRKNAPKERQRFSLAHELGHYFVNRGWCDAEMAANRFAAALLAPMQMLVKDTGVHRTDFTKEELLLLREKYGMSVFALLVRMESLKIIDEKTKKKLMKADKEKRWSVRSNGEAYLHTEEPKRVELLVRRAVSEGIISASKGRELLGEKISFTSLSGEVA; encoded by the coding sequence ATGTTTGGTGAAAGGTTGAAACAAGCAAGAAAACTTTCCGGGCTGACCCAAGAAGAGCTCGGTGAACTGGTTTCGGTAGAAAAAATGACCATTTCCAAATATGAGGCTGGGAAAATCAGTCCATCGTCCAGTACGCTGATTTCACTGAGCCGCGCTCTCCATGTCGATATTGATTATTTCTTTCGCGAGACTTCGGTTGTTTTGGCATCGACGCCTCAGTTCAGGCTTGCGAATCCTAAGGAAAAACTGCCGAAGAAGGAAGAAAAACAGATCATTGCACGGACCCAGGAGCTTCTGGAAAAATATCTGGAGATCATGTCAATCATGGATATTCCTGATGAGATGGTGGATTATTCTGATCTCAAATGGGATGTAAAGGATTTTCATGAGGATATTGAAGCCCTCGCTTTCGAGGTTCGGAAAAAGTGGAACCTCGGTCTGGATCCGATCGACAATCTGATGTCTACTGCGGAGGATAACGGGTTTAAGATCATGCTTGTGGATGGGCCGGATAATTTTGAAGCTGTGACTTTTCCACATGAGAGTATAGGTACCGTGATCGTATTGAGGAAAAATGCTCCAAAGGAACGTCAGCGGTTTTCTCTGGCACATGAACTCGGGCATTATTTTGTGAATCGCGGATGGTGTGATGCCGAGATGGCGGCAAACAGGTTTGCTGCTGCTTTGCTGGCTCCAATGCAGATGCTGGTGAAGGATACTGGGGTGCATCGAACGGATTTCACAAAAGAGGAGCTGCTTTTGCTTCGGGAGAAGTATGGGATGAGCGTTTTCGCTCTTCTGGTCCGGATGGAGTCGCTCAAGATCATAGATGAGAAGACGAAGAAGAAACTCATGAAGGCTGACAAGGAGAAGAGATGGAGTGTTCGTTCCAACGGTGAGGCATATTTGCATACGGAGGAGCCGAAACGCGTGGAACTTCTGGTTCGCCGGGCTGTTTCCGAGGGAATCATTTCGGCAAGTAAGGGGCGTGAGCTTCTTGGAGAGAAGATCTCCTTTACGAGTCTGTCCGGGGAGGTTGCATGA
- a CDS encoding GxxExxY protein, whose amino-acid sequence MDLIVEKPEILYPDEVHKIIGCAMTVYNILGRGFLEAVYHDALEVELELQGIPFEHKKHLNIFYKGVKLPSYYQADVVCYDKIILELKTETELVKEDEAQLINYLKATGIKLGILINFGKRRKLEWQRVVYSDERYLNNANIPIE is encoded by the coding sequence ATGGATCTTATTGTGGAAAAACCGGAGATTCTCTATCCTGATGAAGTTCACAAAATAATCGGCTGCGCTATGACCGTCTATAATATTCTGGGACGCGGGTTTCTGGAAGCCGTATATCATGATGCTCTGGAAGTTGAACTGGAATTACAGGGAATTCCCTTTGAACACAAGAAACATCTGAATATTTTTTATAAAGGCGTGAAACTGCCGAGTTACTATCAGGCAGATGTGGTCTGTTATGATAAGATCATCCTTGAACTGAAAACTGAGACAGAGTTGGTTAAAGAGGATGAGGCACAGCTCATCAATTATCTGAAAGCAACCGGAATCAAACTTGGAATTCTCATCAATTTTGGAAAACGGCGAAAACTCGAGTGGCAGCGGGTCGTATATTCCGATGAACGATATCTGAATAATGCAAATATTCCAATAGAGTGA